CGTCCAGGCCAAATACGGGCTTCGATGCCATGGTAAACAAAGGCAATTTGCTTACGTTCAGGCGCGCGTATTCCTTGAAAAATTCATCCCTGAACACACAGAAATAGCCGCCGGTATCAGGATGCAAAGGGTCGTGGGTGTACGGCACCAGCGGATTGAAAAAAAATAAGGTGTTCCCGCTTACAGGAATACTTTCGTCGCCATAGTGGAACACATTGTCCCCCTGAAAAAGCATGATCTTAAAGAAGTCCCGGCGGATAAAACTGGGCGAAGTAATGCCTTTACGGACCCTGTCTTCAATTCTGAAAACATTGAACTGTCCGATGTTCTTTTGAAGGTCCTCCGATAAGCTGCCAAACTTATCCCTGTAAAACTGTTCGAGCGATTCGGGTGCTTTTGCCATAAATCAGTATCACCTGCAAAAATGAAACTTTTTTTGGCAACCAGCTAAATTTTACAAAAAGGGAGCGTTCAGAAAATCATTTAGCGGTTTCAGGCATTTATATATGGCAGCAAACTTTTTAGGGGCGTCGTTTTCCAGCAGCTCCTTATCAGTGACAGGGCGCGTGGCCACAAAGTGTTTCAGCTTCAGGTATTCCGCCATGGGATCATCTTTGTCAAAGCCCAAGGGAACACGTTTGAGTTTATCATCTTCACTCAAACTTCCGAAATGGTCACGGAAATTTTTTCCAAGTATGATCTTTTTGAATGCGTCAGCATTATATGAAATTTCTTTCCGGAGCTCTTTGAGTTGCGTATTGTCAAGCATATAAATGCCGCCGGCCAGAAAGGACTGCCCGGGCTGGATGTGGAGATAGTAACCTGCATGGCCGGAGCCAATGCTGGCGCCGAAATTGGTTTTGTAAGGATCTTTATTAGCAGAGAACCTGGTATCGCGATATATCCTGAAAAGTGATTTTTGGGCGTCCACGTTACCGATTGCGGTATCGAATCCGGACATTTCCTTTATCAGCTCCTCTACGAATGAGGCACAGTCTTCACGGGCGCTGGTATAGCGGTTTTTATGCGCAGTAAACCATTCCCGGTTGTTGTTCTTTTCCAGGTCTTTCAGGAAATGCAGTACAGATATTTTCGAAAGCATACGAAAAAAGTACCGGTTTCTCCGGTAGGCGCTACTTCCAGCGGCCGTGTCAGTTGCCCGATGACAAAACATTTTGGCAGAACGATGCTATCGCCGTTGTCAGTGTACCGTTTGTACGGATCGCCATAGTGGAAGATCATTTTCATTCTGCCATCAGGAACGATGGTATTTTTCAGGGGCGTTGTTTCTTTGGGGCTTTCCAATGTCCAATAACATTCAACAAGCGCCGACAGGTCGGTATGCGGTTCATATATCTGACGGTCCATTGGATGGGTGGGTGTTTAATAGATGGTGATGATCTTCTCTTTTCCCTTAAAGGTAAATTCATCTCCTGTTTTTTTATGTAATAGTTGCAATGCCAGCGGGGAGGCGGGAGAGAGGAACACGACCGTTTCCCCATTGACGATCTGTTTGCCGAGGCCGCCGCCAATAAAGAAGTTGGTGGTGGTAGACCGTATGAATGCGCCCGCAGCCGGAGCGTTATAGATTACCTGCACATTGATCATACGAAGTGTATGCAGGCTTTCCTGGTGGGCCAGCAGTTGTCTGGCATGCATATCTTTTTCCAGGTGGCTCATGGCCCTTGCTGTTTCGTATTTGTCGCCGGCAGAACTTTTCCCTTCCTGGTTGGCGGCAGCCTGGGCCTCGTCCATGGCCTGCTGCGTGATGGCGATGCGTTGAAGGATAATCTGCTCACAATAGTTTTTAAGTAGAAGTTTATGAGCGATCTTTTCTTCCATCATCATGAGAATAACTGAATTTTATGTTCTGTGTATACCGGGTGAAGGTAAGATTTTATTTACGGGCAGCCATCATGGCCGATAACCATTTTGACATCATCAGTAACACGATCGCAGATACGCCGCCCATGGCCACAAACAGCAGGAAGAAATCATAGGCATTGCGGATGGAATATCCCAGGAAAATAACCGTCCTGCCATGTTCAGGGTACAGGGTACTTAGCACGCCGGCAAATTTGTTGGCAGCGGCCGTAGCGAGGAACCAGACAGCCATCATTAAGGAAGAAAATTTAAGCGGCGATAACCTGTTGACAAGGGAGAGGCCTATCGGTGAGAGGCAGAACTCTCCAAACGCATGCAGGGCGTACATCCCGGTGATCCAGATAATGCTCACTTTGGTGCCGGGCGCAATGTCCTTTACACCAACTGCGATCCACAAATAGCCGCATGCCAGTAATAACAGGCCAATGGCCATTTTAACGGGAGCGGAAGGTTCATATTTTCCCAGCCTGGGCCATAACCAGGCAAAGAAAGGTGCAAACAAAACAATGTAAATGGAGCCGAGAGAAAGGAAGAGGCTGGGTGGTATTTCTCTTATTAAAAGGCTGTCTTCCTGTCTTATCAATAAATATATGTCCGTCCCCGTTATGCCCGCCAGGAAAAACAATAGCAGTCCGTATACCGTCAGGCGCAACGGCCGGTCTGCCGGGGACGACAGCCGCTGTTGTGCTTTGCGGAACAGGGCGTACAATGTGTACAGCAGCAAAGCCGATACCAGCTGAATACACCATATGGGGATGCGCCAGTTCAACTGCCTGTCAGTTTGCTCATCTGTGAAAAATGTCAGCGAAGCGCCGGCCTGCTCGAACGCCGCCCAGAAGAATATCACAAAAAAGGAAACGATAAAAATCACTTTGATGCGCTGTTTTTCCGCATGGGTGAGCGACCTGTCTCTGAAGATAATCACTGCTATCAGCACCACCGCGGCCAGCATGAGGTAAGAGAGATAGTTGATCACAGTGGCGTCCAGGTATAACAGCCCGATCATCAATAACGCGAAAAGCACCAGCCCGGCGATAATAGCGGCAGGCTGCAGCAGTTTTACCGGTACATGTTCGGGCGTAAGCCCCAGCACCTTGCCATCGGGAGCCGTCACATACCGGTGATGGAAAACTACCTGTACGGCTACACTGATGATCATACTGATGCCGCCGGCTAAAAAAGCCCATTTAAAATCAGCAGGATTACCGGTATCACCTGCCAGCCCGCAGATAATAGGCCCCAGCGCCCCGCCGGTATTAATGCCCATGTAAAAGATGGTATAGGCGGTATCTTTCCTGTTATCTCCGTCGGGATACAGCTGCCCTACAAGCGAGGAAATATTCGGTTTAAAAAAGCCGTTACCAGCAATCATGCAGCCCAGGCCGGAGAAAAACAACAGCAACGACAGAGAAGGGTAGCTATGAAACAGCGAAGCACTGGCAAAGAGGATGATTTCCCCCACGGCCATCACAACGCCTCCGATAATGATAGAACGTTTGTTGCCCCAGTAGCGGTCGGCGATATAACCGCCGAGCAGGGGCGTCAGGTAAATGAGGCCGGTATAACTGCCATACAGGTTGGCGGCAAATACCTTGCTGAACAGCAATGCCTTGGTCATAAACAGGATCAGCACTGCACGCATCCCGTAGTAGTTGAACCGCTCCCACATTTCAGTGACAAACAGGATATAAAGACCTTTAGGGTGAGATACCGGTCCGGAAGTTTCAGGCATAGCGTTATTTTTTTCAGTACGTGGTCCAGGATATAAATATGCTGTTTCCTGACAGATATGGCTTCGCAGTAATTAGCAGAATATACTTTCATTTTAACCAGCTTATCCAGTCTTGTCCGGTCTTAACACCTTTTTAACCCTTCCACGGTTATTTTTGAAAGAAAAGAAGAATGCCCAAAATATTACTGTCCCTTTCTTTTATCCTGGCTGCCCACACGCTGTTTGCCCAGAAAGCGCTCACAAAAAGATATCCCCGTGATATATGCCTTCGCGTTATTGACAACGCAGCCGAAGCGTTGGCAACATCTCAGCCCGGAGTTTACCGTTACTATTCCAGAGCGGAATTTAAACGATACCTTGACTCCCTGAAGACTACCGTGAATGCACCTATGACGGAACTGGAGCTATACCGCAAGCTGAAACCAATGGTGGCACGCATCGGCTGCCTGCACACCGATCTTATCACCGGCGCAAACTATAAAGGCTGGCTGGACAAATCTCCCAACCTGTTGCCTTTACAATTATGCTGCGATGGTAACCGGGCATTTGTGGTGAAGAACTATAGTACTGACAAAACCATTGTTCCCGGAGATGAGCTGCTGGCCATCAATGGCAAAAGCATACCGGAAGTGCTGAAGTTGTTGCTGCCGGCCATTCCGGCCGACGGCTATAATCAAACCATGAAATACCGGGCGCTGTATCATATGTTTCCATCCTGGTACCGGTCCGTCATAGAGGTGACAGATACTTTTTCGCTTGCTGTGAAACAACATGACCGCGAGGTGCTAATCACCGTCCCGGCAGTAATGAAGAAGGATATCGCGCAGGACGGGTTTCTGAAGGAGTTCAGCTATCCGAAGCAACTTGCTTTTGAGGTGACAGGCAACACCGCAGTTCTGACGATACATTCTTTTGCTAACTCGGCGATAAAACGGGGGGACCAGCAGTTTAGGGAATTTATGGACAAAACATTTGAGGAGTTGCGTCAAAAAGGTATTCCCAATCTGGTGGTTGATTTACGGTATAATACAGGGGGCTCAGATGTAAATGCCGCTTATTTTTCCGGTTTTTTCTTCGATAAGCCTTACCGGTATTGGGACCGGATTGAGGTGACGGATAAAATCGCAAAAAAAATCAAAGGGATAGCGGGCATCTGGTACAGGAAACCTGTCCTGAAAGATTCAGTCTGGCTGTGGCAGAAGGGTAAGACGGTGAAGGACTTTGATTTTTTTGAAGTACAGCAGCCATCTCCCTACGCTTATAAAGGAAAGGTGTATGTGTTGATCAACGGCTTTTGTATGTCGTCCTGTGCGGATGTGGCCAGTGTGCTGAGCAGCCATAAAAAAGCTGTTTTCGTCGGTGAAGAGACAGGTGGCGGATACCAGGGGAATAATAGCGGTCTTATGCCGGGCGTGAACCTGCGCCCGACGAAAATGGTGCTCACCGTCCCTTTACAGGGATATTTTAC
This window of the Chitinophaga varians genome carries:
- a CDS encoding DUF2461 domain-containing protein, yielding MLSKISVLHFLKDLEKNNNREWFTAHKNRYTSAREDCASFVEELIKEMSGFDTAIGNVDAQKSLFRIYRDTRFSANKDPYKTNFGASIGSGHAGYYLHIQPGQSFLAGGIYMLDNTQLKELRKEISYNADAFKKIILGKNFRDHFGSLSEDDKLKRVPLGFDKDDPMAEYLKLKHFVATRPVTDKELLENDAPKKFAAIYKCLKPLNDFLNAPFL
- a CDS encoding DUF6597 domain-containing transcriptional factor, with protein sequence MDRQIYEPHTDLSALVECYWTLESPKETTPLKNTIVPDGRMKMIFHYGDPYKRYTDNGDSIVLPKCFVIGQLTRPLEVAPTGETGTFFVCFRKYLYCIS
- a CDS encoding GreA/GreB family elongation factor, encoding MMMEEKIAHKLLLKNYCEQIILQRIAITQQAMDEAQAAANQEGKSSAGDKYETARAMSHLEKDMHARQLLAHQESLHTLRMINVQVIYNAPAAGAFIRSTTTNFFIGGGLGKQIVNGETVVFLSPASPLALQLLHKKTGDEFTFKGKEKIITIY
- a CDS encoding peptide MFS transporter, giving the protein MPETSGPVSHPKGLYILFVTEMWERFNYYGMRAVLILFMTKALLFSKVFAANLYGSYTGLIYLTPLLGGYIADRYWGNKRSIIIGGVVMAVGEIILFASASLFHSYPSLSLLLFFSGLGCMIAGNGFFKPNISSLVGQLYPDGDNRKDTAYTIFYMGINTGGALGPIICGLAGDTGNPADFKWAFLAGGISMIISVAVQVVFHHRYVTAPDGKVLGLTPEHVPVKLLQPAAIIAGLVLFALLMIGLLYLDATVINYLSYLMLAAVVLIAVIIFRDRSLTHAEKQRIKVIFIVSFFVIFFWAAFEQAGASLTFFTDEQTDRQLNWRIPIWCIQLVSALLLYTLYALFRKAQQRLSSPADRPLRLTVYGLLLFFLAGITGTDIYLLIRQEDSLLIREIPPSLFLSLGSIYIVLFAPFFAWLWPRLGKYEPSAPVKMAIGLLLLACGYLWIAVGVKDIAPGTKVSIIWITGMYALHAFGEFCLSPIGLSLVNRLSPLKFSSLMMAVWFLATAAANKFAGVLSTLYPEHGRTVIFLGYSIRNAYDFFLLFVAMGGVSAIVLLMMSKWLSAMMAARK
- a CDS encoding S41 family peptidase, translated to MPKILLSLSFILAAHTLFAQKALTKRYPRDICLRVIDNAAEALATSQPGVYRYYSRAEFKRYLDSLKTTVNAPMTELELYRKLKPMVARIGCLHTDLITGANYKGWLDKSPNLLPLQLCCDGNRAFVVKNYSTDKTIVPGDELLAINGKSIPEVLKLLLPAIPADGYNQTMKYRALYHMFPSWYRSVIEVTDTFSLAVKQHDREVLITVPAVMKKDIAQDGFLKEFSYPKQLAFEVTGNTAVLTIHSFANSAIKRGDQQFREFMDKTFEELRQKGIPNLVVDLRYNTGGSDVNAAYFSGFFFDKPYRYWDRIEVTDKIAKKIKGIAGIWYRKPVLKDSVWLWQKGKTVKDFDFFEVQQPSPYAYKGKVYVLINGFCMSSCADVASVLSSHKKAVFVGEETGGGYQGNNSGLMPGVNLRPTKMVLTVPLQGYFTAVDPKINFGRGTMPDYPVKMTINDIISGVDKSMELTMELIAGQSRQEVAISL